One stretch of Akkermansia massiliensis DNA includes these proteins:
- a CDS encoding autotransporter-associated beta strand repeat-containing protein: protein MRPHLPLPLLSALLACFISPSWAAYTLTGNGETTISFADDQYTITPPAGDPVTQADSPGDIYLTDITESGTYEDGYNRVLNLEGGIYTKLQLWNVAGTAGGVTLGGTNSFVINIGAGTSLLNTNPQLMGWSNQDRIVAADITLNVDQNAGTINGFCLVGDGNKTDAFQTTGTYIVNIHGGEWAGTSVSSPNARWCIGLGQESFRHTGDVTFTIDGGTFAQLVTAGTTRGAGQKSTILGNVALNLDGGTFNGSVALLGRGLVQLGDGTNAYTAKLRIAGGQYNANVYGLSDATAAGSAANIAANSSASMEITGGSFAQSLFAQGVTTTITGATFSGDGTKKIFAGARLSTSAWSLTDTNMTLDLGSGTVAAMIAGGSWVETGESTFNITGSTNLTFKSGTYTGQIWGGSYINGTATAALTGNIGSTNITITGGTFDGAQISLGTYVERNNTSSALTIGEANLSISGGTFNNAAIYAGGQKVNGTSLTTALANVTITGNDAVFTGTTTLSGQGRGDVVTKSVLNLNGVTKADMFANATVTGFDEISAGAGTDAIIANATVLDGRSAFTKSGTGKLTLSSSAGFANALTVSGGELSFGLAGGVAFGNSITMGAGARLTSAGDMALSPASGLTLDLTGLNSSSASIIQSGGTLSFNSEGTLTLTISGVDQTMENDYKLITADSFGTLTASNFSFDPSGLSGDYTYALELSGNTLYLRVKALGEALNWNGGAAGTWTAAGGAAIWLDKDGTAVVYDAAKSANFEDLAGVALSAVTIDGDVSSARLTVNNGETAYTFTGTGALVDGANPMSLVKRGEGEMTIENTGTNTFSGGTTIMAGTLNLNAVQGLGTGTVTLNGGELVLNTAGTTEGTLGLVATNKLIFAGGIFTYGTGATQDISGLIDAAASTRAIQVNTNGNNIAWATYTQELGNKDIVKLGDGLLTVNTTLGGAFTGAITVSGGTLFYDIGANSATRTWSGNISIAQDATLQIRDNRAHASTMTDTLSGRISGAGSLVLGHKEGGGFPGGGRYSISGDNSGFTGTFKLVGNGTNAAWNEVAFANAAAFGSASLELDGRGFFVSDSTNSVNADIHVRAAGSWLNGNSNQTVTFGGDLTSDAGANLGTTAAGNPTLTTIFTGNLTGFVGTMHSGQGNVVLAFGNGGAAATLGTGEFIKAVSMGGAGTYRVNYTGTGSDLLYTGNVIDTAALDVQGGDKLVLTGANTSTGELKIARNSSVQLGDGTGDNAAWAGTVTGAGSLTVNTTGTFAVGDRANGLTGTLTLAKGTLDLSDAAATTNILIQSGSLANAGNYAGTAANKVHVNAVAGSGNIALGGLDAAGLGTVVTATAGTQLTGLKQGSTWTVTGTGSSLAVGAGNISGDPFTGTDSLIQFEGAGDNLGSISFGDGSTLTLDLTSVMDAMKTAGGNLEILLTNGGFAQDLETLKGHIAANPLFAALGFGIVDVNGGSIVLSGDTDLVYVSSVDGTGSADNPVTNQSLNFYQAVIVDQDLYVQSDGSMVIKNLTAPGTNPGQTGTGNLIVTNTADNKGSIELQNNLFHEGTGVDTVFAGNISGLDGAAANTDLVKTGANKLTLSGNVTLAGDIIAEQGTLQLNGTANVEALRLDSTDAGSLAVIGMGGHTTAQTLASGANGGKLDIGSSGTLTLTGATDGLSRTEIGGTGTLNIAEGASLGLAADSALSGVVLDLDGSLSLAADGSAGGLNGAGDLELNGQTLHIQAASGQTHTYDGTLGAGTLDVSGAGTQVLRSSGADTDLTVSGGNLVLQGKADVDGAHLSYGNLVNNGKLAIQASDNVLTAVNTTLSVENATFGSGSTTTFTLNTDADMTASFIKASGDIVIENGAAFHVTSIPGVNITWKSGNPMELTLMELTGAGTIDLGENTLTVGGLFLTYYKNAHLVQEGDKVVLKAEEQTDNIYAGVADTANSMAGANLIWEAARHGSVDQAVTDFLAALNDDMVNNPSAARRSLAAAAGSTVTSLGIAQRDALRDQMNWIRNRTNQMGVNPAYVNADLPYFHMWMQGTGSYAKLDTRGDESGYQLTTWGGTVGMDVDLSDHFTMGAAFTANYGDLTASAADSADGHLDSYYANLFGRYQSKRWAHTLILTGGWNDAKLNRTVNYGAGSYGTQGNTNGWGFGAMYELTYDVYLNEDRSSILQPLVNASVVTTRMDGYTETGAGNMGLNVAKQELTTGTVALGGRWMGLVGSNIFGREALAEFRVNAAQDMGDRRGEANVALLGNPGFTQRVRGAKVGMTALQIGAGLSVPVGTQGTIFVDGNADFRDGANSVNGSIGYRYDF from the coding sequence ATGCGTCCGCATTTGCCCCTCCCTCTCCTGTCCGCTCTTCTGGCCTGTTTCATTTCTCCGTCATGGGCTGCCTATACGTTGACGGGCAACGGAGAAACGACGATATCCTTTGCCGACGACCAGTATACGATTACGCCGCCGGCGGGGGATCCAGTGACTCAGGCGGATTCCCCCGGTGACATCTATTTGACGGATATTACGGAAAGCGGGACCTATGAAGACGGCTATAACCGGGTTCTCAATCTGGAAGGAGGAATTTATACGAAGCTGCAGTTATGGAATGTTGCGGGTACCGCCGGAGGCGTCACCTTGGGAGGGACCAATTCCTTTGTAATCAATATCGGGGCGGGAACGTCCCTGCTGAATACAAATCCTCAATTGATGGGGTGGAGCAATCAGGACCGGATCGTGGCTGCCGACATCACGCTCAATGTGGACCAGAATGCAGGGACGATCAATGGATTCTGCCTGGTGGGGGATGGCAACAAGACGGATGCGTTCCAGACGACAGGGACATACATTGTCAATATCCATGGGGGGGAATGGGCCGGAACTTCGGTTAGCTCGCCTAACGCCAGGTGGTGCATAGGGCTGGGGCAGGAATCCTTCCGCCATACGGGAGACGTCACATTCACCATTGACGGCGGAACCTTCGCGCAACTGGTAACGGCCGGAACGACACGTGGTGCGGGTCAAAAATCAACCATTCTCGGGAACGTTGCCCTGAATCTGGACGGAGGGACTTTTAACGGCTCCGTGGCCCTTCTGGGAAGAGGCCTCGTCCAGTTGGGAGACGGAACGAATGCGTATACGGCCAAATTGAGAATTGCGGGAGGCCAGTATAATGCGAATGTGTATGGCTTGTCCGATGCGACCGCAGCAGGTTCCGCAGCAAATATTGCAGCCAATTCGTCCGCTTCCATGGAAATCACGGGAGGATCCTTTGCGCAAAGTTTGTTTGCGCAGGGAGTGACGACGACTATCACGGGAGCTACTTTTTCCGGAGACGGAACCAAGAAAATTTTTGCGGGCGCCCGTTTAAGCACGTCAGCCTGGAGCCTTACTGATACCAATATGACGCTGGACCTGGGCAGTGGCACGGTAGCGGCCATGATTGCGGGGGGAAGCTGGGTGGAAACCGGGGAAAGCACGTTCAATATCACAGGTTCCACCAACCTGACCTTCAAGTCCGGGACGTATACAGGCCAGATCTGGGGCGGTTCCTACATTAATGGAACCGCTACGGCTGCCCTTACCGGAAATATTGGTTCCACCAATATCACGATTACAGGGGGTACATTTGACGGAGCGCAAATATCCCTGGGCACGTATGTGGAACGCAACAACACCAGTTCCGCATTGACGATCGGGGAAGCCAACCTTTCCATCAGCGGAGGCACGTTCAACAATGCCGCCATTTATGCGGGCGGCCAGAAGGTCAACGGCACTTCCCTGACCACGGCGCTGGCCAACGTGACCATTACGGGTAATGACGCCGTCTTCACCGGGACGACAACTCTTTCCGGCCAGGGGCGCGGGGATGTGGTCACCAAAAGCGTGCTGAACCTGAACGGCGTGACGAAAGCGGACATGTTCGCCAACGCGACCGTTACCGGGTTTGACGAGATATCCGCCGGAGCGGGCACGGATGCAATCATTGCCAATGCCACGGTTCTGGATGGGCGGAGCGCCTTCACCAAGAGCGGCACGGGCAAGCTTACGCTCAGTTCCTCCGCCGGGTTTGCGAACGCCCTGACGGTTTCCGGGGGAGAACTCAGCTTCGGGCTCGCCGGCGGAGTGGCCTTCGGCAATTCCATCACGATGGGAGCCGGGGCCCGTCTTACCTCTGCGGGTGATATGGCTCTTTCCCCGGCTTCCGGCCTGACGCTGGACCTGACGGGGCTGAATTCCTCCAGCGCTTCCATCATCCAGTCCGGCGGCACGCTTTCCTTCAATTCGGAAGGTACGCTGACCCTGACGATCAGCGGGGTGGACCAGACGATGGAAAACGACTACAAGCTGATTACGGCAGACAGCTTCGGCACGCTGACGGCCAGCAACTTTTCCTTTGATCCCAGCGGTCTTTCCGGCGATTACACTTATGCCCTGGAACTGTCCGGAAACACCCTTTACCTGCGCGTCAAGGCGCTGGGTGAAGCCCTCAACTGGAACGGAGGAGCCGCGGGTACGTGGACGGCAGCGGGAGGCGCAGCCATCTGGCTGGACAAGGATGGGACGGCGGTCGTTTATGATGCCGCCAAATCCGCCAACTTTGAAGACCTGGCAGGCGTGGCCCTCTCCGCCGTCACTATTGACGGGGATGTTTCCTCCGCCCGCCTTACGGTCAACAATGGGGAAACGGCCTATACGTTCACGGGCACGGGAGCCCTTGTAGACGGCGCGAATCCGATGTCCCTCGTTAAACGGGGGGAAGGGGAGATGACCATTGAAAATACCGGGACCAATACGTTCTCCGGCGGCACGACCATCATGGCCGGCACCCTCAACCTGAATGCCGTCCAGGGCCTGGGCACCGGCACGGTGACGCTGAACGGAGGGGAACTGGTGCTGAACACGGCGGGAACGACGGAAGGAACGCTGGGGCTGGTAGCGACCAACAAGCTCATTTTTGCAGGTGGCATTTTCACGTACGGCACGGGGGCCACGCAGGATATTTCCGGCCTCATTGACGCCGCCGCCAGTACCAGGGCCATCCAGGTGAATACGAACGGCAATAATATTGCGTGGGCCACCTATACCCAGGAACTGGGGAACAAGGACATCGTCAAGCTCGGGGACGGCCTGCTGACCGTTAACACGACCCTGGGAGGCGCCTTCACCGGCGCCATCACCGTCAGCGGCGGCACGCTTTTCTATGATATCGGGGCCAACAGCGCCACCCGGACCTGGAGCGGAAACATCTCCATCGCGCAGGATGCCACTCTTCAAATCAGGGACAACCGCGCCCATGCCAGCACCATGACGGATACGCTGTCCGGCCGCATTTCCGGGGCCGGTTCCCTGGTGCTGGGGCACAAGGAGGGAGGAGGATTCCCCGGAGGAGGCCGTTATTCCATCAGCGGAGACAACAGCGGTTTTACGGGCACGTTCAAGTTGGTGGGCAACGGCACCAACGCCGCGTGGAATGAAGTGGCCTTTGCGAATGCGGCCGCCTTTGGCAGCGCCAGCCTGGAGCTGGACGGACGCGGCTTTTTTGTCAGTGATTCCACCAATTCCGTCAATGCCGACATTCATGTGAGGGCGGCGGGAAGCTGGCTGAACGGCAATTCCAACCAGACCGTGACGTTCGGGGGCGACTTGACGAGTGACGCCGGGGCCAACCTGGGAACGACGGCTGCAGGCAACCCGACGCTGACCACCATCTTCACCGGAAACCTCACCGGTTTTGTGGGAACCATGCACTCCGGGCAGGGGAATGTGGTTCTTGCCTTTGGCAACGGCGGTGCGGCCGCCACGCTGGGAACGGGCGAATTCATCAAGGCCGTTTCTATGGGAGGGGCCGGAACCTACCGCGTCAACTACACAGGCACGGGCAGTGACCTGCTTTATACCGGCAATGTGATTGATACGGCGGCTCTGGACGTCCAGGGCGGCGACAAACTGGTTCTTACCGGGGCGAACACGTCCACAGGGGAATTGAAGATTGCCCGGAACTCCTCCGTCCAGCTGGGCGACGGGACCGGGGATAACGCCGCCTGGGCCGGAACTGTCACCGGAGCGGGGAGCCTCACCGTCAACACCACGGGCACCTTTGCGGTGGGAGACCGCGCCAACGGCCTGACGGGAACGCTCACGCTGGCCAAGGGTACGCTGGACCTTTCCGACGCGGCGGCCACTACCAACATCCTCATTCAATCCGGTTCGCTGGCGAACGCCGGGAACTATGCGGGAACGGCTGCGAACAAGGTCCATGTCAATGCGGTTGCCGGTTCCGGCAATATCGCCCTGGGCGGCCTGGATGCCGCCGGGCTGGGAACGGTCGTCACCGCCACTGCCGGGACGCAGCTCACCGGGCTCAAGCAGGGTTCCACCTGGACCGTGACCGGCACGGGCAGCAGCCTTGCGGTAGGTGCGGGGAACATTTCCGGAGACCCCTTCACGGGGACGGATTCCCTGATTCAGTTTGAAGGCGCGGGGGACAACCTGGGCAGCATCTCCTTTGGAGACGGCTCCACCCTCACCCTGGACCTCACCAGCGTCATGGATGCCATGAAAACGGCGGGCGGCAATCTGGAAATCCTGCTGACGAACGGCGGCTTTGCGCAGGACCTTGAAACGCTCAAGGGCCACATTGCGGCCAATCCGCTTTTTGCCGCGCTGGGCTTCGGCATTGTAGACGTCAACGGGGGCAGCATCGTCCTCTCCGGTGATACGGACCTGGTTTACGTCTCCTCCGTGGACGGCACGGGCAGTGCGGACAATCCGGTTACGAACCAGTCCCTCAACTTCTACCAGGCCGTGATCGTGGACCAGGACCTTTACGTCCAGTCGGACGGCTCCATGGTGATCAAGAACCTGACCGCGCCGGGAACCAATCCGGGCCAGACGGGAACGGGCAACCTCATTGTCACCAACACGGCGGACAACAAGGGCAGCATCGAATTGCAGAACAACCTTTTCCATGAAGGAACGGGAGTGGACACCGTTTTTGCCGGGAACATCAGCGGCCTGGACGGTGCCGCGGCCAATACGGACCTGGTCAAGACGGGAGCCAACAAGCTCACCCTGTCCGGGAATGTGACGCTGGCCGGAGACATCATTGCGGAACAGGGAACGCTTCAGCTTAACGGCACGGCCAATGTGGAAGCCCTGCGCCTTGATTCCACGGACGCGGGCTCCCTTGCGGTAATCGGCATGGGAGGCCACACGACGGCCCAGACGCTGGCGTCCGGCGCCAACGGCGGAAAGCTGGATATCGGTTCTTCCGGAACATTGACGCTGACGGGAGCTACCGATGGCCTTTCCCGCACGGAAATCGGCGGAACAGGTACGCTGAACATTGCGGAAGGCGCTTCCCTGGGACTGGCGGCGGACAGCGCGCTTTCCGGCGTGGTGCTGGACCTGGACGGCTCCCTGAGCCTGGCGGCGGACGGCTCTGCCGGTGGCCTGAACGGCGCCGGAGACCTGGAGCTGAACGGGCAGACCCTGCATATTCAGGCGGCTTCCGGCCAAACGCATACGTATGATGGAACGCTGGGGGCCGGAACACTGGATGTTTCCGGCGCAGGCACCCAAGTCCTGCGCAGCTCCGGCGCGGATACCGATCTGACGGTCAGCGGAGGAAACCTGGTTCTCCAGGGCAAGGCGGATGTAGACGGCGCCCATCTCAGCTACGGTAATCTGGTGAACAACGGCAAGCTGGCCATCCAGGCCAGCGACAACGTCCTGACGGCGGTCAACACCACCCTGAGCGTGGAAAACGCCACCTTCGGCAGCGGTTCCACCACCACCTTCACCCTGAATACCGATGCCGACATGACCGCCAGCTTCATCAAGGCTTCCGGAGACATTGTCATTGAAAACGGAGCCGCCTTCCACGTCACGTCAATTCCGGGCGTCAACATCACCTGGAAATCGGGCAATCCGATGGAACTCACGCTGATGGAGCTCACCGGAGCCGGAACGATTGACCTGGGAGAAAATACGCTGACGGTAGGCGGTCTTTTCCTCACCTATTACAAGAATGCCCATCTGGTGCAGGAAGGGGACAAGGTCGTTCTGAAAGCGGAGGAACAAACGGACAATATTTATGCCGGCGTCGCTGATACGGCCAACTCCATGGCGGGCGCCAATCTGATTTGGGAAGCCGCCAGGCACGGTTCCGTGGACCAGGCCGTTACGGACTTCCTGGCCGCCCTCAATGACGACATGGTTAACAATCCCTCCGCCGCCAGGCGTTCCCTGGCCGCCGCCGCGGGCAGCACGGTCACCAGCCTGGGCATCGCCCAGCGGGACGCCCTGCGCGACCAGATGAACTGGATACGCAACCGCACCAACCAGATGGGCGTGAACCCCGCCTACGTCAATGCGGACCTCCCCTACTTCCACATGTGGATGCAGGGCACGGGCTCCTATGCCAAGCTGGACACCAGGGGGGATGAAAGCGGCTACCAGCTCACCACCTGGGGCGGCACCGTGGGCATGGACGTGGACCTCAGCGACCACTTCACCATGGGAGCGGCCTTCACGGCCAACTACGGCGACCTGACGGCCAGCGCGGCGGACTCTGCGGACGGTCACCTGGACAGCTACTACGCCAACCTCTTCGGCCGCTACCAGAGCAAGCGCTGGGCGCACACGCTCATCCTGACGGGGGGGTGGAACGACGCGAAGCTCAACCGCACGGTCAACTACGGAGCGGGCAGCTACGGCACGCAGGGCAACACCAACGGGTGGGGCTTTGGAGCGATGTATGAACTGACCTACGACGTGTACCTCAATGAAGACAGGAGCAGCATCCTGCAGCCCCTGGTCAACGCCTCGGTAGTAACCACGAGAATGGACGGCTACACGGAAACGGGAGCCGGCAACATGGGCCTGAACGTCGCCAAACAGGAGTTGACGACGGGAACGGTTGCGCTGGGCGGCCGCTGGATGGGCCTTGTAGGCAGCAACATCTTCGGTCGAGAAGCGCTGGCTGAGTTCCGTGTCAACGCGGCCCAGGACATGGGAGACCGCCGCGGAGAAGCCAATGTGGCGCTGCTGGGCAACCCCGGCTTCACGCAGAGAGTCAGAGGAGCGAAGGTGGGAATGACGGCTCTGCAAATCGGAGCAGGGCTGAGCGTGCCGGTAGGAACGCAGGGAACGATCTTCGTGGACGGCAATGCCGACTTCCGGGACGGAGCGAACTCGGTGAACGGAAGTATCGGCTACCGGTATGACTTCTAA
- a CDS encoding YdeI/OmpD-associated family protein has translation MEIDHLLPITTRQELRTWLEQNHRSSSCCWVLTTRKPSPHAIPYLDAVEEALCFGWIDSTRKKTASGFLAQRLTPRSRKSKWSELNKERVRRLTRLGLMTPYGEKCLPEMDPEAFRIDPDILEALQKDPRVYSNFLAFPRLYRHVRLDTIQIKKNQPELFHSRLEKFLKNTRENRMFGEWHDGGRLLEE, from the coding sequence ATGGAAATAGACCACCTTCTCCCCATCACCACACGGCAGGAATTAAGAACGTGGCTGGAACAGAACCACCGTTCCTCCTCCTGCTGCTGGGTTCTCACGACGAGAAAGCCTTCCCCCCATGCCATTCCTTACCTGGACGCCGTGGAAGAAGCCCTGTGCTTCGGCTGGATTGACAGCACCCGCAAGAAGACAGCCTCCGGCTTTCTGGCCCAGCGCCTCACCCCACGTTCCAGGAAAAGCAAATGGTCCGAGCTGAACAAGGAACGCGTACGCCGCCTGACCAGGCTGGGGCTGATGACCCCCTATGGAGAAAAATGCCTGCCGGAAATGGACCCGGAGGCGTTCCGGATTGATCCGGATATTTTAGAAGCCCTTCAGAAGGACCCGCGCGTTTATTCCAACTTCCTGGCCTTTCCCCGCCTGTACCGCCACGTGCGCCTGGATACCATCCAGATTAAGAAAAACCAGCCGGAGCTGTTCCATAGCCGCCTGGAAAAGTTCCTGAAGAATACCCGGGAAAACAGGATGTTTGGAGAATGGCATGACGGAGGCCGGCTACTGGAAGAGTGA
- a CDS encoding L,D-transpeptidase family protein, which yields MKKSVLLAGLGLVLLASVVVTLKMACAEDSVNRADAARERVTPVLNSFLGLCGAKVGDPVFLRAVKEDSVLELWVKPDKAERYVLAKRYPIAAWSGKLGPKEKEGDKQTPEGFYEVEPSGLNPRSNYHLAFNIGYPNAYDRSLNRTGSFIMVHGRDVSIGCLAMTDPGIEEIYTMVEQALIHGQQRVPVQIYPFVPTPARLLKEKNSPHAAFWADMARAWDWTERTHTPARVNAVDGRLVVVEQ from the coding sequence ATGAAGAAAAGCGTGTTGCTGGCCGGGCTGGGATTGGTTCTGCTGGCCTCCGTGGTGGTGACTCTTAAAATGGCGTGTGCCGAGGATTCCGTCAACCGTGCCGATGCCGCGCGGGAACGGGTAACGCCCGTGCTGAATTCCTTCCTGGGCCTCTGCGGGGCCAAAGTGGGGGATCCTGTATTCCTGCGTGCCGTGAAGGAAGACTCCGTGCTGGAACTGTGGGTGAAGCCGGATAAGGCGGAACGCTACGTGCTTGCCAAGCGTTACCCCATTGCCGCGTGGTCCGGAAAGCTGGGGCCCAAGGAAAAGGAGGGGGACAAGCAGACCCCGGAGGGTTTTTACGAAGTGGAGCCGTCCGGCCTGAATCCCCGCAGCAACTACCATCTGGCTTTCAACATCGGCTATCCGAATGCCTATGACCGCTCCCTGAACCGGACGGGAAGCTTCATCATGGTGCATGGCCGGGACGTTTCCATTGGCTGCCTGGCGATGACCGATCCGGGGATTGAGGAAATTTACACCATGGTGGAACAGGCCCTGATTCATGGGCAGCAGCGCGTTCCCGTGCAGATTTATCCCTTCGTGCCCACTCCGGCGCGTTTATTGAAGGAAAAGAATTCCCCCCACGCCGCTTTTTGGGCGGACATGGCACGCGCGTGGGACTGGACGGAACGGACCCACACCCCGGCCCGGGTGAATGCCGTGGATGGCAGGCTGGTGGTTGTGGAACAATAA
- a CDS encoding diaminopimelate dehydrogenase, with the protein MIKVAIVGYGNIGKYAVDALRAAPDMELAGIVRRPGSEPVHGIKTASSMEDLGHVDAALLCTPTRSVEETALPLLARGINTVDSFDIHGDIVNLRRSLGAQAIKHDAVSIISAGWDPGTDSVIRTLMLAMAPKGITYTNFGPGMSMGHSVVARSKEGVADALSLTIPTGSGVHRRMVYVVLKEGAKFSDVEFAIKSDSYFSHDDTRVQQVPDIDALKDMGHGVLMERKGVSGSTQNQMFTFEMRINNPALTAQVMVACARASMKLASGCYTLPEIAPMDFLPGDREELIAQLV; encoded by the coding sequence ATGATCAAAGTAGCCATTGTAGGATACGGCAACATCGGGAAATACGCCGTGGACGCCTTGCGCGCCGCGCCCGATATGGAACTGGCGGGCATCGTCCGCCGCCCCGGCAGCGAACCCGTGCACGGCATCAAGACCGCAAGCAGCATGGAGGACCTGGGCCATGTGGACGCGGCCCTGCTCTGCACCCCCACCCGCAGCGTGGAAGAAACGGCTCTGCCCCTGCTCGCCCGCGGCATCAACACGGTGGACAGCTTTGACATCCACGGGGACATCGTGAACCTGCGGCGCTCCCTGGGAGCACAGGCGATCAAGCATGACGCCGTCTCCATCATCTCCGCCGGCTGGGACCCGGGCACGGACTCCGTCATCCGCACCCTGATGCTGGCGATGGCTCCCAAAGGCATTACGTACACCAACTTCGGTCCCGGCATGAGCATGGGCCACAGCGTAGTCGCCCGCTCCAAGGAAGGAGTGGCGGACGCCCTTTCCCTCACCATTCCCACCGGTTCCGGCGTGCACCGCCGCATGGTTTACGTGGTGCTGAAGGAAGGAGCCAAGTTCTCCGACGTGGAGTTCGCCATCAAGTCCGATTCCTATTTCAGCCATGACGACACCCGCGTGCAGCAGGTGCCCGACATCGACGCGCTGAAGGACATGGGCCACGGCGTGCTGATGGAACGCAAGGGCGTTTCCGGCTCCACGCAGAACCAGATGTTCACGTTTGAAATGCGCATCAATAATCCGGCCCTGACCGCCCAGGTCATGGTGGCTTGCGCCCGAGCCAGCATGAAACTGGCCTCCGGCTGCTACACGCTGCCGGAAATCGCCCCGATGGACTTCCTGCCGGGCGACCGCGAAGAGTTGATTGCCCAGCTCGTCTAG
- a CDS encoding entericidin yields MKSKLIILSIATLLGCVSCHTIGGVGKDVEAVGSDINSAARSTSRSM; encoded by the coding sequence ATGAAAAGCAAATTGATTATTCTGAGTATCGCCACCCTTCTTGGGTGTGTTTCCTGCCATACGATCGGCGGAGTAGGCAAGGACGTGGAAGCCGTCGGCAGTGACATTAATTCCGCCGCCCGCTCCACCAGCCGTTCCATGTAA
- a CDS encoding PEP-CTERM sorting domain-containing protein (PEP-CTERM proteins occur, often in large numbers, in the proteomes of bacteria that also encode an exosortase, a predicted intramembrane cysteine proteinase. The presence of a PEP-CTERM domain at a protein's C-terminus predicts cleavage within the sorting domain, followed by covalent anchoring to some some component of the (usually Gram-negative) cell surface. Many PEP-CTERM proteins exhibit an unusual sequence composition that includes large numbers of potential glycosylation sites. Expression of one such protein has been shown restore the ability of a bacterium to form floc, a type of biofilm.): MKKTLILLSSLLAFSCMTAQAAIYTWTPIDGSTDWSQASNWQTETGASADVPLVNPNWGTVNVSGNHTVVCGPGTTVEGWTSTINVSNGANVSLQNFTKFQRTTVSVGEGSTLTVGKTSGSIVANCDQNMNWTVYGTLNLTAALTWNANSNNLFVDLGTTGILNLTNQTDLGRFAFSASLGDLITEGTTFELVTRELVNGVGSAATSNTTITGGTQSDDIAAEALTAENVGKYQVFTKDGKIYVSYINGVPEPATVSLSLLGLAALMLRRRR, from the coding sequence ATGAAGAAAACTCTGATCCTGCTTTCCTCCCTGCTGGCTTTTTCCTGCATGACGGCGCAGGCCGCTATTTATACATGGACTCCCATTGACGGTTCTACCGACTGGAGCCAGGCCTCCAACTGGCAGACGGAAACCGGCGCCAGCGCCGATGTTCCGCTGGTCAATCCCAACTGGGGCACGGTCAACGTATCCGGCAACCATACCGTGGTATGCGGACCCGGTACCACCGTGGAAGGATGGACCTCCACCATCAATGTTTCCAACGGAGCCAATGTGTCCCTTCAGAATTTCACCAAATTCCAGCGCACGACCGTCTCCGTGGGTGAAGGCTCCACGCTGACCGTCGGCAAAACGAGCGGTTCCATCGTAGCCAACTGCGACCAGAACATGAACTGGACGGTATACGGCACGCTGAACCTCACCGCCGCACTCACCTGGAACGCCAACAGCAACAACTTGTTCGTGGACCTGGGCACGACCGGCATCCTGAATCTTACGAACCAGACCGATCTGGGCCGTTTCGCCTTCTCCGCCTCCCTGGGCGACCTGATTACGGAAGGAACTACATTTGAGCTCGTGACGCGTGAACTCGTCAACGGAGTGGGAAGCGCCGCAACCAGCAACACGACCATCACGGGCGGAACGCAGAGCGACGACATCGCCGCCGAGGCACTTACCGCTGAAAACGTAGGCAAGTACCAGGTGTTCACGAAGGACGGCAAGATTTACGTCTCCTACATCAACGGCGTGCCGGAACCGGCCACTGTCTCCCTGAGCCTTCTGGGCCTGGCGGCCCTGATGCTGCGCCGCCGCCGTTAA
- a CDS encoding entericidin A/B family lipoprotein, translating to MNTKLALLTLAAALGLASCNTISGIGKDVEAMGSKIDNASQATRESMQ from the coding sequence ATGAATACCAAACTCGCCCTTCTGACGCTCGCCGCCGCCCTCGGCCTTGCCTCCTGCAACACCATCAGCGGAATCGGAAAAGACGTGGAAGCCATGGGCAGCAAAATTGACAACGCCTCCCAGGCCACCAGGGAGTCCATGCAGTAA